A part of Longimicrobiales bacterium genomic DNA contains:
- the selB gene encoding selenocysteine-specific translation elongation factor, giving the protein MRSVVLGTAGHIDHGKTALVRALTGTDTDRLKEEKARGITIELGFAELAVDGGPHFGVVDVPGHEAFVRAMVAGAAGMDVALLVIAADEGIMPQTREHLSIVDLLGVPELVVALSKCDGVDPEWLELVDADVEDVLSHTRYAGAPRVATSATEGTGLEALLAELVKAAGRAQATGVGDMTRLPLDRVFTIQGTGTVATGTLWSGELKTGDKVRILPDDLSARVRGLQVHGREAERAVAGDRTAVALTGEGGDRDLVSRGATLVTAPEWESSWMLTTRMTLIEDTPWKLEHNQRVHVHHGTAEVLARCALLEAHPLAAGDAGWVQLRLETPLVARAGDRLVIRAYSPVITMGGGLVAEPAPPKRNRLSDEERTHLDLIVSGSPLEQVEACLALATWAGLARGALPIRTGLDPQGVAEALESLLADGAITAGSMVFSAAVADEAERRLLAGVAVAHASDSLRVEAPLAAVRAVLPAWAPIELANACLGRLVENGRLEEVQGGVRLPDFRPEPTPEQSEASARLMEALSVDGLAAPFLEELPESVRTHADFKSLLRRLESLDEVRAIADGLYIPSAALDAAEGRIHETLAGKSDLGPGAFRDALPVSRKHLIPLLNYFDGRGSTVRHDRGRDVPT; this is encoded by the coding sequence ATGCGTAGTGTCGTACTCGGGACCGCCGGCCATATCGATCATGGGAAGACCGCACTGGTGCGAGCGCTTACCGGCACGGATACCGATCGCCTGAAAGAGGAGAAGGCGCGAGGCATCACGATCGAACTGGGTTTCGCGGAACTCGCGGTGGACGGAGGCCCTCACTTCGGTGTCGTTGATGTGCCCGGGCACGAAGCCTTCGTGCGGGCGATGGTGGCCGGCGCGGCGGGTATGGACGTTGCGCTTCTCGTGATCGCCGCGGACGAGGGAATCATGCCGCAAACGCGAGAACACCTCTCGATCGTCGACCTGCTCGGCGTCCCCGAACTCGTGGTGGCGCTCTCCAAATGCGACGGCGTCGATCCCGAGTGGCTGGAACTTGTGGACGCGGATGTCGAGGATGTCTTGTCCCATACCCGATATGCGGGCGCCCCCCGTGTTGCTACCTCGGCCACCGAGGGGACGGGCCTTGAAGCGCTGCTCGCCGAACTGGTCAAAGCTGCGGGTCGGGCACAGGCTACAGGGGTCGGGGACATGACTCGCTTGCCGCTCGATCGCGTGTTCACGATCCAGGGGACGGGCACGGTCGCCACGGGCACCCTCTGGAGTGGTGAGCTGAAGACCGGGGACAAGGTGCGGATACTCCCTGACGATCTGTCTGCCCGAGTGCGAGGGCTACAGGTCCACGGCCGGGAAGCCGAGCGAGCCGTCGCCGGTGACCGCACGGCAGTCGCTCTGACCGGTGAGGGTGGAGACCGAGATCTGGTGTCACGCGGGGCAACGCTGGTCACAGCGCCCGAGTGGGAGTCCTCGTGGATGCTCACGACCCGCATGACGCTGATCGAAGACACCCCTTGGAAGCTGGAGCACAACCAGCGCGTGCATGTTCACCATGGGACGGCTGAGGTTCTGGCCCGCTGTGCATTGCTGGAAGCTCATCCGCTTGCAGCTGGCGATGCCGGATGGGTGCAGCTGCGTCTCGAAACACCTCTGGTGGCCCGGGCGGGCGATCGTCTGGTCATTCGTGCCTACTCTCCTGTGATCACGATGGGTGGTGGTCTCGTTGCCGAACCTGCCCCACCGAAGCGCAATCGCCTGTCCGACGAGGAGCGGACGCACCTCGATTTGATCGTTTCCGGTTCACCGCTAGAGCAGGTCGAGGCTTGTCTGGCCCTCGCAACTTGGGCTGGACTGGCTCGAGGGGCGCTTCCCATACGGACGGGTCTTGACCCCCAGGGTGTGGCGGAGGCACTAGAGTCGCTGCTTGCGGATGGCGCAATCACTGCCGGCTCAATGGTCTTCTCAGCAGCAGTCGCCGATGAAGCGGAGCGTCGTCTGCTGGCAGGAGTGGCTGTCGCCCACGCATCCGATTCGCTTCGTGTCGAAGCGCCGCTGGCTGCGGTGCGGGCTGTGCTCCCGGCCTGGGCGCCGATTGAGCTGGCCAACGCCTGTCTGGGTCGACTTGTCGAGAATGGGCGGCTGGAGGAAGTACAGGGCGGTGTGCGCCTCCCGGATTTTCGGCCAGAACCGACGCCAGAACAGAGCGAGGCCTCGGCCAGACTCATGGAGGCGTTGTCCGTGGATGGATTGGCCGCCCCGTTCCTAGAGGAACTGCCAGAGTCTGTCCGGACGCATGCTGACTTCAAATCACTCCTTCGTCGGCTTGAAAGCCTCGACGAGGTCAGGGCCATCGCAGACGGGCTCTACATCCCCTCGGCGGCCCTCGACGCGGCCGAGGGCCGCATCCACGAGACATTGGCCGGCAAGTCAGATCTCGGGCCAGGGGCGTTTCGCGATGCGCTACCGGTTTCGAGAAAACACCTCATTCCGCTACTTAATTACTTTGACGGGCGTGGCTCTACCGTTCGTCATGATCGGGGCAGGGACGTTCCAACCTGA
- the recO gene encoding DNA repair protein RecO encodes MAAVSTPAVLLRAHDYGDTSRILRFYTRDFGLLSVMAKGIRGKSGKGTTALASFASGELTAYVKPQRDLHTMKDFACSRLRDQLAGHILRFAGASAVAELVLAHTEQEEELGVFEALERALEDLSLTPVECLPGSVLAALWAITEAFGFAPQLEPCVRCDTHLEDDEVGRFDFAAGGVRCLECGEDAAGPRVGPVARTQLKELIAGRVPGGLSHSRQHLGLVSDFVSYHVVGRPLKSFRFLGGVMPRDVENADA; translated from the coding sequence GTGGCCGCCGTTTCCACGCCCGCCGTGCTCCTCCGCGCCCATGATTATGGTGACACCAGCCGCATCCTCCGGTTCTATACGCGCGACTTCGGTCTTCTCAGCGTTATGGCGAAGGGCATTCGCGGAAAGTCCGGGAAGGGTACGACCGCACTGGCGAGCTTCGCTTCCGGAGAGCTCACAGCTTACGTGAAGCCACAGCGTGATCTTCATACGATGAAAGACTTCGCGTGTTCGCGGCTCCGGGATCAATTGGCCGGTCACATACTGCGGTTTGCCGGAGCGTCGGCCGTGGCCGAGCTGGTGCTCGCGCACACGGAGCAGGAGGAAGAGCTGGGTGTCTTCGAGGCTCTTGAACGGGCTCTCGAGGACCTGTCGCTCACCCCCGTTGAGTGCCTTCCCGGATCGGTGCTTGCGGCGTTGTGGGCCATCACGGAGGCATTCGGCTTTGCACCCCAACTGGAGCCGTGCGTCCGTTGTGACACCCATCTTGAAGATGATGAAGTCGGCCGCTTTGATTTCGCGGCTGGCGGGGTGCGTTGTCTGGAGTGCGGGGAGGATGCCGCGGGCCCCCGCGTGGGCCCCGTGGCCAGGACCCAACTCAAGGAACTGATCGCGGGCCGGGTTCCGGGCGGCCTGAGCCACAGTCGGCAGCATCTCGGTCTGGTATCGGACTTCGTCTCCTACCACGTGGTAGGTCGGCCGCTCAAGTCGTTTCGCTTTCTCGGAGGCGTGATGCCGCGGGATGTCGAGAATGCCGATGCGTAG
- a CDS encoding bifunctional nuclease family protein, producing MESRLSWLMFPSSGGSLNVLVEVEVHSLAVDSTTDTPVVILQETGGGRLLPIWIGPAEAKAIATYMAGAPFQRPLTADLLCDMLKKLGGQVRKVLITGVEKSTYYAELVVEQDGDVISFDARPSDSIAIALRCAATLFADDSLLDHTDIEIAEGDASPGLAVDVEVGDSAEASLNADQLKEHLRAMNPEDFGRFTL from the coding sequence GTGGAATCGCGCCTGTCATGGCTCATGTTTCCGTCGTCCGGAGGGTCCCTCAACGTGTTGGTCGAGGTCGAGGTTCACAGCCTTGCGGTGGATAGCACCACAGACACTCCGGTCGTCATCCTGCAGGAGACGGGCGGGGGGCGGTTGCTTCCCATCTGGATCGGACCGGCGGAAGCGAAAGCGATCGCCACGTATATGGCGGGTGCCCCATTTCAGCGTCCGCTCACGGCCGATCTGCTCTGCGACATGTTGAAGAAGCTCGGTGGACAGGTGCGCAAGGTGCTCATTACCGGAGTCGAGAAGAGTACGTACTACGCCGAGTTGGTGGTTGAGCAGGACGGGGACGTGATTTCCTTCGACGCCAGACCTTCGGATTCGATTGCGATCGCGCTTCGTTGCGCGGCCACCCTTTTCGCAGACGACAGTCTCCTCGACCACACCGATATTGAGATCGCTGAGGGCGACGCATCCCCTGGCCTGGCGGTCGACGTTGAAGTTGGGGACTCAGCAGAAGCAAGCCTGAACGCGGATCAGCTCAAGGAACACCTTAGGGCGATGAACCCAGAGGACTTTGGTCGTTTCACGCTCTGA
- the metK gene encoding methionine adenosyltransferase: MTLFTSESVTEGHPDKMADQISDAVLDHMLVQDPASRVACETLVTTGLVMVAGEVTTTGYVHLPDVIRGTLKRIGYTNANFGIDGSTCAVLTSLDQQSPDIAMGVDTGGAGDQGMMFGYASDETNELMPATIQYAHALTEQLAAVRKSGELPWARPDGKAQVTIEFDGDRPVRIHTVVVSTQHDPEVRQEDLVAGIVEKVVLPALPVDLYDPDNCTLHINPTGRFVIGGPHGDAGLTGRKIIVDTYGGVGRHGGGAFSGKDATKVDRSAAYASRWAAKNVVAAGLARRCEIQLAYAIGVIEPVSVHVQTFGTGEIPDEDLSKAVSDVFDFRPAQIIETLGLRNAIYTATAAYGHFGRTPEMRVPTAGGSAEVQFFPWELTNRTDDLKTAVGG; the protein is encoded by the coding sequence TTGACGCTCTTTACTTCCGAGTCCGTGACCGAAGGCCATCCAGACAAGATGGCGGACCAGATTTCCGACGCGGTTCTCGACCACATGCTGGTTCAGGATCCAGCGTCACGGGTCGCGTGCGAAACACTCGTCACCACCGGCCTCGTGATGGTCGCTGGCGAAGTCACGACGACCGGGTACGTACACCTGCCCGATGTAATTCGTGGCACGCTGAAGCGCATTGGTTACACGAACGCGAACTTCGGCATCGACGGGTCGACGTGTGCAGTTCTCACCAGTCTGGACCAGCAGTCGCCCGACATCGCGATGGGTGTGGATACCGGCGGGGCTGGCGATCAGGGGATGATGTTCGGCTACGCGTCCGACGAAACGAACGAACTCATGCCGGCGACGATCCAATACGCGCACGCTCTCACCGAGCAGCTCGCTGCCGTGCGGAAGAGCGGCGAACTCCCCTGGGCGCGCCCGGACGGGAAGGCGCAGGTCACGATCGAGTTCGATGGCGATCGGCCCGTGCGCATTCACACCGTGGTCGTCAGCACACAGCACGATCCGGAGGTGCGCCAGGAGGATCTGGTCGCTGGCATCGTGGAGAAGGTTGTGCTGCCTGCGTTGCCGGTGGATCTATACGATCCGGATAACTGCACTCTGCATATCAACCCAACCGGCCGCTTCGTCATCGGTGGGCCTCACGGCGATGCCGGCCTCACGGGTCGGAAGATCATTGTCGATACCTATGGTGGCGTAGGCCGTCACGGCGGCGGTGCGTTCTCTGGAAAAGACGCGACCAAGGTCGACCGCTCGGCCGCTTACGCGTCGCGGTGGGCTGCCAAGAACGTCGTGGCTGCCGGTCTCGCTCGCCGGTGTGAGATTCAGTTGGCCTATGCAATCGGCGTCATCGAGCCGGTTTCAGTACATGTGCAGACGTTCGGCACGGGCGAGATCCCGGACGAAGACTTGTCGAAGGCTGTTTCAGACGTATTCGACTTTCGTCCGGCTCAAATTATCGAGACGCTCGGGCTGCGAAACGCGATCTACACAGCGACCGCTGCCTACGGGCACTTCGGCCGCACACCGGAGATGCGTGTGCCGACAGCAGGTGGTTCAGCTGAGGTTCAGTTCTTCCCGTGGGAACTGACGAACCGAACAGATGATCTTAAAACTGCCGTCGGAGGCTGA
- the ptsP gene encoding phosphoenolpyruvate--protein phosphotransferase, with amino-acid sequence MTVSTILDGSPASEGMAAGQVFQLEWGVPVVPHQSIADAEVDREIARFQEVLSWAGEHLHELKALTEGRLGLVEARIFDPQLLMLEDPEVLDGTLRYIRENRLSAERAFELRMLELRSMWNRTSHPMVLDRLNDLEDFMIRILHRLLGKNDPTDLAELGQKVIIVAKNMTPSLTMQLDLDYVVGIATDQGTRTAHWVMLARSLQVPAVVGLGTISSTTDDGQQAILDGRIGRVVVNPGERELRSFDARLSRISEWEEEIAIVTALEPVTRDGQQVELRVNLDLPGESAQAIAHGAQGVGLFRTEFLVVGRNTMPSEEEQYESYRAAAEAFPQSAVYIRTFDLGGDKFPMFLHMPQEENPFLGWRAIRVCLDEPELFRTQLRALLRSTAHGDVRFMVPLVNDVEEIRQVRALLEEEAAGLARAGIPYNAGYKVGVMIETPAAALDAAELARYSDFFSIGTNDLVQYTLAVDRTNTRLAKLYNPFHPAVVRQLHQVARVGRAAGIEVSVCGEMAANPLGAFLMLGLDIMALSMAWPSLPEIKKVIRAVRIEDARTAARKALAAPTSRDVIDCLVEGIGGAVDLEAFSGRWSLSLPEHAGE; translated from the coding sequence GTGACGGTCTCGACCATTCTTGATGGCTCCCCCGCGTCGGAAGGTATGGCCGCGGGTCAGGTTTTCCAGCTGGAATGGGGCGTGCCGGTCGTGCCCCACCAGTCAATTGCAGATGCCGAAGTAGATCGGGAGATCGCGCGTTTCCAGGAGGTGCTCTCCTGGGCAGGCGAGCACCTCCATGAACTCAAGGCTCTCACGGAGGGCCGGCTGGGCCTTGTAGAAGCACGAATCTTCGACCCGCAGCTCCTCATGCTCGAGGACCCGGAGGTCCTAGACGGCACCCTTCGATACATCCGGGAGAACCGGCTGTCGGCGGAGCGGGCCTTCGAACTGCGCATGCTTGAGCTGCGCTCGATGTGGAATCGCACGTCGCATCCTATGGTGCTCGACCGGCTCAACGATCTTGAAGATTTCATGATCCGGATTCTTCACAGGCTCCTCGGAAAGAACGATCCGACCGATCTCGCCGAGCTGGGACAGAAGGTCATCATCGTGGCGAAGAATATGACGCCGAGTCTGACCATGCAGCTCGATCTGGACTACGTGGTGGGGATCGCGACGGATCAGGGCACACGCACCGCCCACTGGGTGATGCTCGCTCGATCACTTCAGGTCCCAGCGGTGGTGGGTCTCGGTACGATCTCCAGCACGACGGACGACGGTCAGCAGGCGATCCTGGACGGGCGCATTGGACGTGTGGTTGTGAATCCAGGCGAGCGCGAGCTCCGGAGCTTCGATGCCCGTCTGTCCCGTATTTCGGAGTGGGAGGAGGAGATCGCGATCGTGACCGCGCTCGAGCCGGTCACACGAGATGGCCAGCAGGTGGAGCTGCGGGTGAATCTTGATCTCCCGGGTGAGTCTGCGCAGGCGATTGCGCACGGAGCGCAGGGGGTGGGGCTCTTCCGCACCGAGTTCCTCGTCGTCGGGCGAAATACGATGCCGAGCGAAGAGGAGCAGTATGAGTCGTACCGGGCGGCCGCGGAGGCTTTCCCGCAGAGCGCTGTCTACATCCGGACGTTCGACCTCGGGGGCGACAAGTTCCCGATGTTCCTGCACATGCCCCAAGAGGAGAATCCCTTCCTCGGGTGGCGGGCGATTCGGGTCTGTCTCGACGAACCTGAGCTGTTTCGAACTCAGCTACGTGCCTTGTTGCGGTCGACGGCACACGGTGACGTCCGATTCATGGTGCCTCTCGTCAATGACGTGGAGGAGATTCGGCAGGTCCGGGCCCTTCTGGAGGAGGAGGCGGCCGGACTGGCTCGCGCGGGAATTCCTTACAATGCGGGATACAAGGTTGGCGTCATGATCGAGACGCCCGCGGCGGCTCTCGATGCCGCTGAGTTGGCGAGGTACAGCGACTTCTTTTCCATCGGTACCAACGACCTGGTTCAGTACACGCTGGCCGTCGATCGGACAAATACACGCCTCGCCAAGCTCTACAATCCCTTCCATCCTGCGGTGGTACGCCAGCTTCACCAAGTCGCCCGAGTGGGCAGGGCCGCCGGGATCGAGGTCAGTGTCTGTGGTGAGATGGCGGCGAATCCTCTGGGCGCCTTCCTTATGCTGGGTCTCGACATTATGGCTCTCTCGATGGCGTGGCCGTCGCTTCCTGAAATCAAGAAGGTCATTCGGGCTGTCCGGATCGAGGACGCCCGCACAGCGGCACGGAAGGCCCTTGCCGCGCCCACGAGCCGGGACGTCATCGACTGTCTGGTCGAGGGGATCGGGGGTGCTGTGGACCTCGAGGCATTCTCGGGGCGATGGAGCCTTTCACTCCCGGAACACGCGGGGGAATAG
- a CDS encoding HPr family phosphocarrier protein — protein sequence MNETNVERTVEIVNHAGMHARPASELVKLAGTFSSEVRLEKDGLEVNGKSIMGVLMLAAEMGSQLRISAEGEDAVDAVGALAALVGRGFGEVEA from the coding sequence ATGAATGAGACCAACGTGGAACGCACTGTCGAGATCGTGAATCACGCGGGTATGCACGCTCGTCCGGCTTCCGAACTGGTCAAGCTGGCCGGCACTTTCTCGTCAGAGGTACGACTCGAGAAGGACGGGCTCGAGGTGAACGGGAAGAGCATCATGGGGGTGCTCATGCTCGCGGCCGAAATGGGGAGTCAGCTCCGGATCTCGGCCGAAGGGGAGGACGCCGTCGACGCAGTAGGCGCGCTCGCGGCTCTGGTGGGGCGGGGCTTTGGGGAGGTGGAGGCGTGA
- a CDS encoding PTS system mannose/fructose/sorbose family transporter subunit IID, whose translation MTGKLPRTTVISIFLRSLLIQGAWNYHTMLGAGFGFSMLPGLRRLFPDDPAAVEAALDRHLEHFNAHPYLASVALGASLRMESEREDAETIRRFKIAVRGPLGSLGDALVWATWLPAVSVSTLALFWIGLPGWAAICLFLVVYNVGHLWLRAWGLRTGLEAGRNVGRRLAEADLTGLTARLQPLLVLALGGLAGALIGGQGGLGESGAGWVGLAACGFGAGVVGGHRTWRPAAIATVSAIGLIAAWGVSG comes from the coding sequence GTGACTGGCAAGCTGCCGCGAACCACGGTGATCAGTATTTTCCTTCGATCTCTTCTGATCCAGGGCGCCTGGAACTATCACACGATGCTGGGCGCCGGCTTCGGCTTCTCGATGCTGCCCGGCCTGAGAAGACTGTTCCCGGACGACCCGGCGGCTGTAGAGGCGGCCCTGGACCGACACCTGGAGCACTTCAACGCACATCCCTACTTGGCGTCGGTTGCTCTGGGGGCATCTCTCCGTATGGAGAGCGAGAGAGAAGACGCCGAAACAATTCGCCGTTTCAAGATTGCCGTCCGCGGCCCGCTCGGCAGCCTGGGAGACGCTCTGGTCTGGGCTACCTGGTTGCCCGCTGTGTCTGTGAGCACCCTGGCCCTCTTCTGGATCGGCTTGCCCGGTTGGGCGGCGATCTGTCTCTTCCTCGTGGTGTACAATGTCGGCCATCTCTGGCTGCGGGCATGGGGGCTGCGGACTGGGCTTGAAGCAGGCCGAAACGTTGGTCGCCGACTGGCTGAGGCGGACCTGACGGGCCTCACCGCTCGACTGCAACCGCTGCTGGTCCTCGCTCTCGGGGGACTGGCAGGGGCTCTCATTGGAGGGCAGGGAGGGCTCGGCGAGTCGGGGGCGGGTTGGGTCGGCCTTGCAGCGTGTGGCTTCGGTGCAGGGGTGGTTGGTGGACACAGGACGTGGCGGCCCGCCGCGATTGCCACGGTATCCGCGATCGGTCTGATCGCCGCATGGGGAGTGTCCGGATGA
- a CDS encoding PTS sugar transporter subunit IIC has product MPPDLLRLGLLGGLLGLDGTAVGQFMISRPLVVGAVMGWAVGDMELGIGIGAVLELYLLVSFPTGGARFPEGATATAVAVAVAAPFSGAGAVPVAVAVGLVWGQIGGASVNAQRHFNSWLVPEPGSNTASGFPPGLSHLIAIAADFLRGSAVTMTGVLSGRLLIGSVVDRWPLSSSASTGLLLVGGAVSAGILLHDLGGFRRRRTLFAAGITLGIIGARLL; this is encoded by the coding sequence ATGCCACCAGATCTTCTTCGCCTCGGCCTACTCGGTGGACTCCTAGGTCTCGATGGTACTGCTGTGGGTCAGTTCATGATCTCAAGGCCCCTCGTCGTGGGGGCTGTAATGGGGTGGGCGGTCGGTGACATGGAACTGGGGATTGGGATCGGGGCGGTCCTCGAGCTTTATCTCCTGGTGTCGTTTCCAACGGGCGGAGCTCGTTTTCCAGAAGGGGCCACCGCCACCGCCGTGGCGGTAGCGGTGGCTGCGCCATTCTCGGGGGCTGGAGCAGTCCCGGTCGCGGTTGCCGTTGGGCTTGTCTGGGGTCAGATCGGGGGTGCTTCCGTGAATGCACAACGGCATTTCAATTCATGGCTGGTTCCCGAACCCGGGTCCAACACGGCTTCGGGCTTTCCGCCGGGTCTCTCTCACCTCATCGCTATCGCGGCGGACTTTCTCCGTGGTAGCGCGGTGACCATGACCGGTGTGCTCTCGGGACGCCTGCTTATCGGCTCTGTCGTAGATCGGTGGCCGCTGTCCTCGTCCGCATCGACCGGGCTTCTACTCGTCGGAGGAGCGGTGTCCGCAGGCATCCTTCTGCACGACCTCGGGGGATTTCGTCGTCGTCGCACTTTGTTCGCGGCAGGGATCACACTCGGAATCATAGGGGCGCGACTCCTGTGA
- a CDS encoding PTS sugar transporter subunit IIB, whose amino-acid sequence MSIVLRRIDERLIHGQVVIGWGHQLRPDCFVLVDDELADSDWEKQLYELAAGGPEVIFANVDDARDRLPEWGTSDRRVILLTRDIGTMRRLAEGGLLSGEEVNLGGIHHGPGRKELLPYLYVTQKDRESLRTIAAEGVELSARDLPDAHRVSLSTLLKD is encoded by the coding sequence GTGTCGATCGTTCTCCGCCGGATCGATGAACGCCTGATTCACGGCCAGGTAGTTATTGGCTGGGGTCACCAGCTCCGTCCTGACTGCTTTGTCCTCGTCGATGATGAACTCGCGGACAGCGACTGGGAAAAGCAGCTCTATGAACTGGCTGCTGGTGGGCCTGAGGTCATCTTTGCCAACGTCGACGATGCGCGTGACCGGCTCCCCGAATGGGGCACGTCTGACCGTCGCGTGATTCTGCTGACCCGTGACATCGGAACGATGCGACGCCTTGCCGAAGGGGGATTACTCTCGGGTGAAGAGGTCAACCTCGGCGGAATTCACCATGGCCCCGGCCGCAAAGAGCTGCTTCCCTATCTATATGTGACCCAAAAGGACCGCGAGAGCCTGCGCACGATCGCCGCAGAAGGGGTCGAATTGAGCGCTCGTGACCTTCCTGATGCCCATCGAGTCAGTCTTTCGACGCTGCTCAAGGACTGA
- the hprK gene encoding HPr(Ser) kinase/phosphatase: MSGKTISVQEILDAKKETLALEHLNPEAPLDRQAGDADITSPGLALVGYTDRVPEGRMWVFGETEMTYLGTLEPEAAGTVLDGLFAFSVPAVFVSKGLDVPTYFLEAATRHGVPVLRTPRSTKALYRFAKPFLELSLAPSTTLHGSLASVYGVGLLFVGESGVGKSECVLDLVERGHRLVADDLVMVSRQGNDVLMGRAHERQGHHMEIRGVGIIDISALFGVRATRQQKRIEVIVNLELWDQNRSYSRTGLEEDFLEVLEVQIPRVTVPLNPGKNITVISEVVAMNHLLKFSGVHSARAFDTKLKQYLEQDYE; this comes from the coding sequence GTGAGCGGTAAGACCATCTCCGTGCAGGAGATCCTGGACGCCAAGAAGGAGACTCTGGCTCTTGAGCACCTTAATCCTGAGGCTCCGCTAGATCGTCAGGCGGGCGACGCTGACATCACCTCGCCGGGCCTGGCGCTCGTCGGCTACACTGACCGCGTCCCGGAGGGCCGCATGTGGGTCTTCGGTGAGACGGAGATGACATACCTCGGGACGCTCGAGCCTGAAGCTGCCGGTACCGTACTGGACGGGTTGTTCGCGTTCTCCGTGCCGGCGGTCTTCGTTTCGAAAGGGCTAGACGTCCCTACCTACTTTCTGGAGGCTGCGACCCGTCACGGGGTGCCAGTCCTGAGGACGCCTCGAAGTACCAAGGCTTTGTACCGCTTCGCTAAGCCGTTTCTCGAGCTGTCCTTGGCGCCGTCGACTACTCTCCACGGTTCACTCGCCAGCGTGTACGGGGTTGGACTGTTATTTGTCGGCGAGAGTGGGGTCGGAAAGAGTGAATGTGTGCTCGATCTCGTCGAACGAGGCCATCGGTTGGTCGCCGACGACCTGGTGATGGTCAGTCGCCAGGGAAACGATGTCCTCATGGGGCGAGCGCACGAGCGCCAGGGGCACCACATGGAGATTCGAGGCGTCGGCATTATCGACATTTCGGCTCTCTTCGGCGTCCGCGCCACGCGGCAGCAGAAGCGAATCGAGGTCATCGTGAATCTCGAGCTGTGGGATCAAAATCGCTCGTACTCTCGCACGGGGCTGGAGGAAGATTTTCTCGAGGTACTGGAAGTACAGATACCTCGCGTGACGGTCCCGCTCAATCCGGGCAAAAACATCACGGTCATTTCCGAGGTCGTGGCCATGAACCACCTCCTGAAGTTCAGCGGCGTCCACTCCGCCCGAGCGTTCGACACGAAGCTCAAGCAGTACCTGGAGCAGGACTATGAGTAA
- a CDS encoding HPF/RaiA family ribosome-associated protein: protein MKVTITERHCEVPRRVLARTAKTFAALDKFDQRATHADVIYTDEKHTQKVEVIVHVDREPQVAARGEGEGFGKALTQVLDRMKRILKDQREKRVDHQGTPLSEGLATE, encoded by the coding sequence TTGAAGGTCACGATCACCGAAAGGCATTGTGAAGTCCCGCGCCGAGTTCTGGCACGAACCGCGAAAACGTTCGCAGCGCTCGACAAGTTCGACCAACGGGCCACCCATGCGGACGTCATATATACCGACGAGAAGCACACTCAGAAGGTCGAGGTCATCGTCCACGTAGATCGCGAGCCTCAGGTGGCTGCGCGAGGCGAGGGTGAGGGTTTCGGGAAGGCTCTCACTCAAGTGCTGGACAGGATGAAGCGGATTCTGAAAGATCAGCGCGAGAAGCGGGTTGATCATCAGGGGACGCCTCTCTCGGAAGGGCTCGCTACGGAGTGA